The Mesorhizobium koreense genome includes a window with the following:
- a CDS encoding carbohydrate ABC transporter permease produces MADTATTAPRGDEGGMGYLTSLPRRLVVIYLPLAVFVFVLLFPFYWMTITAIKPNDELTDYKHFSPFWVVKPTLEHIRYLLFETSYPAWLWNTMYIAVAATVISIVVSVLAAYAIERLRFSGSRYVGLGIFLAYLVPPSILFIPLALMVFKLGLYDSKWALILTYPTFLVPFCTWLLMGYFRSIPYELEECALIDGASRWQILVKIILPLSVPGLISAGIFAFTLSWNEFIYALTFIQSSENKTVPVGVLTELVRSDIYEWGALMAGALFGSLPVVILYSFFVDHYVSSMTGAVKE; encoded by the coding sequence ATGGCGGATACCGCTACGACGGCCCCTCGCGGCGACGAAGGCGGGATGGGCTATCTGACGAGCCTGCCGAGGCGGCTTGTCGTCATCTACTTGCCGCTTGCCGTGTTCGTCTTCGTGCTTCTGTTCCCGTTCTACTGGATGACGATCACCGCCATCAAGCCGAACGACGAACTCACCGACTACAAGCATTTCAGCCCGTTCTGGGTGGTGAAGCCGACGCTCGAACACATCCGCTATCTGCTCTTCGAGACGTCCTATCCCGCCTGGCTGTGGAACACGATGTACATCGCGGTCGCCGCTACGGTCATTTCGATCGTGGTGTCGGTGCTGGCGGCCTACGCGATCGAGCGGTTGCGCTTTTCCGGCTCGCGTTATGTCGGGCTTGGCATATTCCTCGCCTATCTGGTGCCGCCCTCGATCCTGTTCATCCCGTTGGCGCTGATGGTCTTCAAGCTCGGCCTCTACGATTCGAAATGGGCGCTGATCCTCACCTATCCGACCTTCCTCGTGCCCTTCTGCACCTGGCTCCTGATGGGCTATTTCCGCTCCATCCCCTATGAACTGGAGGAATGCGCGCTGATCGACGGCGCCAGCCGCTGGCAGATATTGGTGAAGATCATCCTGCCCCTGTCGGTTCCGGGTCTGATTTCGGCCGGCATCTTCGCCTTCACGCTTTCATGGAACGAATTCATCTACGCGCTGACCTTCATCCAGTCCTCGGAGAACAAGACGGTGCCGGTCGGCGTGCTGACAGAGCTTGTGCGCAGCGACATCTATGAATGGGGGGCTCTGATGGCAGGCGCGCTCTTCGGTTCGCTGCCGGTGGTGATCCTCTATTCCTTCTTCGTGGATCACTACGTCTCCTCGATGACGGGAGCGGTGAAGGAATAG
- the def gene encoding peptide deformylase, producing the protein MSIRPIILLPDPVLRQVSKPVVRVDEDVRKFAGDLFETMYDAPGIGLAAIQVGTPRRMLVIDLAKEDEPKEPQVFINPEIVSRAGEGSVYEEGCLSIPDYYAEVERPKEVIVRYVDLDGKEQEIRAEGLLAVCLQHEIDHLNGVLFIDHISRLKRDMVVRKFRKMARDKPPARMVG; encoded by the coding sequence ATGTCCATCCGGCCCATCATCCTCCTTCCCGATCCCGTGCTGCGCCAGGTTTCCAAGCCGGTCGTGCGCGTCGACGAAGACGTGCGCAAATTCGCCGGCGACCTCTTCGAGACCATGTACGATGCGCCGGGCATCGGTCTTGCGGCCATCCAGGTGGGCACGCCGCGCCGGATGCTCGTCATCGACCTCGCCAAGGAGGACGAACCGAAAGAGCCGCAAGTCTTCATTAATCCTGAGATCGTGTCGCGCGCAGGCGAAGGGTCGGTCTACGAGGAAGGCTGCCTCTCTATTCCGGACTATTATGCCGAGGTCGAGCGGCCGAAGGAGGTGATCGTCCGTTATGTCGACCTCGACGGCAAAGAACAGGAGATAAGGGCGGAAGGTTTGCTCGCGGTCTGCCTGCAGCACGAGATCGATCATCTGAACGGCGTCCTCTTCATCGACCACATCTCGCGCCTGAAGCGCGACATGGTAGTGCGCAAGTTCAGGAAGATGGCACGCGACAAACCGCCGGCGCGGATGGTGGGCTAA
- a CDS encoding carbohydrate ABC transporter permease encodes MARLRDSRLLLGMVFLFPAAVILLVFLTYPLGLGIWLGFTDTQIGRPGIFIGLENYESLWNDSVFWLSVFNTILYTVVASVVKFALGLWLALILNERLPFKSFFRAIVLLPWVVPTVLSAIAFWWIYDAQFSIVSWSLIKLGLIDHPINFLGDPTLARASVIAANIWRGIPFVAITLLAGLQTISPSLYEAATLDGATGWQRFWHVTLPMLTPIIAVVMTFSVLFTFTDFQLIYVLTRGGPVNATHLMATLSFQRAIPGGHLGEGAAIAVAMIPFLLAAILFSYFGMQRRRWQQGGRD; translated from the coding sequence ATGGCGCGGCTGCGCGACAGCCGCCTCCTGCTGGGGATGGTTTTCCTTTTCCCGGCGGCGGTGATCCTGCTTGTTTTTCTGACCTATCCGCTGGGTCTCGGCATATGGCTCGGCTTTACGGACACGCAGATCGGCCGGCCGGGCATCTTCATCGGCCTGGAAAACTATGAAAGCCTCTGGAACGACAGCGTCTTCTGGCTCTCGGTCTTCAACACCATCCTCTACACCGTCGTCGCCTCGGTAGTGAAATTCGCGCTCGGCCTGTGGCTGGCGCTGATCCTCAACGAAAGGCTGCCCTTCAAATCGTTTTTCCGCGCCATCGTGCTCTTGCCCTGGGTGGTGCCGACGGTGCTTTCGGCCATTGCATTCTGGTGGATCTACGACGCCCAGTTCTCGATCGTCTCATGGTCGCTGATAAAGCTCGGCCTGATAGACCACCCGATCAATTTCCTGGGCGACCCGACGCTTGCGCGGGCCTCGGTCATCGCGGCCAATATCTGGCGCGGAATACCCTTTGTCGCCATCACCCTTCTTGCCGGATTGCAGACCATCTCGCCCTCGCTCTACGAGGCGGCGACGCTCGACGGCGCTACCGGATGGCAGCGCTTCTGGCATGTGACGCTGCCGATGCTCACCCCGATCATCGCGGTGGTCATGACCTTTTCGGTGCTCTTCACCTTCACCGATTTCCAGTTGATCTACGTGCTTACGCGTGGCGGACCGGTGAACGCTACGCATCTGATGGCCACCCTTTCTTTCCAGCGCGCCATACCCGGCGGCCATCTGGGCGAGGGCGCCGCGATCGCGGTCGCCATGATCCCGTTCCTGCTGGCGGCGATCCTGTTCAGCTATTTCGGCATGCAGCGGCGGCGCTGGCAGCAGGGAGGGCGCGACTGA
- a CDS encoding DUF1344 domain-containing protein, with the protein MKIVILTTLASLAFVGTAAAGEMQGTVKSVDMAKHMITLDDGMSVMTGKDIKLDNVMKGDHVKIMTNDKKMGTMVEKMK; encoded by the coding sequence ATGAAAATCGTGATCCTTACCACCCTTGCATCGCTCGCCTTCGTCGGCACCGCGGCAGCCGGCGAGATGCAAGGCACCGTCAAGTCTGTGGACATGGCCAAGCATATGATCACGCTCGACGACGGCATGTCGGTGATGACCGGCAAGGACATCAAGCTCGACAACGTGATGAAAGGCGATCACGTGAAGATCATGACCAACGACAAGAAGATGGGCACGATGGTCGAAAAGATGAAGTGA
- a CDS encoding NADP-dependent oxidoreductase, whose amino-acid sequence MNATMAQRIFLARHPEGMPTDDDLKLESMPLPRPGPGEMLLRTIYLSLDPYMRGRMSPAKSYAKGVKPGDTMVGATVSEVMESDVAGFQPGDIVLSYDGWQTHAVSNGKGVIKLDPKAAPVTTALGVLGMPGFTAYAGLLLHGRPKADETVVVSAASGAVGQIVGQIARIKGCRAVGIAGADDKCRMIRDEFGFDAAVNYKNKDFRDRLAEACPKGVDVYFENVGGDVFRAVLPLLNDFARIPVCGRIAHYNDTALPEGPDRLPQFMGMVLTKRLSVRGFIQFDHLDLMPDFRRDMTAWIAEGKVRYREDIVDGFGKTIEAFRGLLTGKNRGKLIVRVGDDPTK is encoded by the coding sequence ATGAACGCAACCATGGCCCAGCGCATCTTCCTCGCAAGGCATCCGGAGGGCATGCCGACGGATGACGATCTCAAGCTCGAATCGATGCCGCTGCCGAGGCCGGGACCCGGCGAGATGCTTCTGCGCACAATCTATCTCTCGCTCGACCCTTATATGCGCGGGCGTATGAGCCCGGCCAAATCCTATGCCAAGGGCGTCAAACCGGGCGACACGATGGTCGGCGCGACCGTCTCGGAGGTGATGGAAAGCGACGTCGCCGGCTTCCAGCCGGGCGACATCGTACTGTCCTATGATGGCTGGCAGACGCATGCCGTGTCGAACGGCAAGGGCGTCATCAAGCTCGACCCGAAGGCCGCGCCCGTCACCACCGCGCTCGGCGTGCTCGGCATGCCGGGCTTCACCGCCTATGCGGGGCTACTTCTGCATGGTCGGCCGAAGGCGGACGAGACCGTCGTCGTCTCGGCCGCTTCGGGTGCGGTCGGACAGATCGTCGGGCAGATCGCCAGGATCAAGGGATGCCGGGCAGTCGGCATCGCCGGCGCAGACGACAAATGCCGTATGATCCGGGACGAATTCGGCTTCGATGCCGCCGTCAACTACAAGAACAAGGATTTCCGCGACCGCCTTGCGGAAGCCTGCCCGAAGGGCGTCGACGTCTATTTCGAGAATGTCGGCGGCGATGTCTTCCGCGCCGTGCTGCCGCTCCTCAACGATTTCGCGCGCATCCCCGTCTGCGGCCGTATCGCGCATTATAACGATACCGCCCTGCCGGAAGGGCCGGACCGGCTGCCGCAATTCATGGGGATGGTGCTGACGAAGCGGCTTTCGGTGCGCGGCTTCATCCAGTTCGACCATCTCGACCTGATGCCGGATTTCCGTCGCGACATGACCGCGTGGATCGCGGAGGGCAAGGTGCGCTACCGCGAGGACATCGTCGATGGTTTCGGGAAAACGATCGAAGCCTTCCGCGGCCTGTTGACCGGGAAGAATCGCGGCAAGCTCATCGTTCGTGTCGGCGACGACCCGACCAAATAG
- a CDS encoding lytic murein transglycosylase, with amino-acid sequence MIIGTAHAADHAAVEKQFRSWLADDLWPDAAKLGVSQATFDAAFKGVTLNWGLPDLVPPGEKPKVPKAQHQAEFGSPGAYFAEGAIGPVVAGGRARLERYAKTLEAVEKRYGVPGPVILAVWGRETHFGAVKIPYDAFEVLGTKAFMARRKELFRKEVLAALQIVEKGYIGAGEMKSSWAGALGQPQFLPSSYLEHAVDFDGDGKRDIWKSVPDTLASIAHYLQQYGWVRGRGWGYEVTVPASVSCSLEGPDRGHAIAEWAAMGIERVSGRPFPAAERKATGFLMMPAGRFGPAFIVTPNFYVLKEYNNSDLYALFIGHAADRMDGGGKDFSAPWGKVGGLYRSDIAGLQRALEKKGYDVGGADGFPGFKTRRSIGEWQAKNDRAATCFPDKTLVKELR; translated from the coding sequence ATGATTATCGGCACCGCCCACGCCGCCGATCACGCAGCCGTGGAAAAGCAGTTCCGCTCCTGGCTCGCTGACGACCTCTGGCCGGATGCGGCGAAGCTTGGCGTTTCGCAGGCAACCTTCGACGCTGCCTTCAAGGGCGTCACGCTCAACTGGGGCCTGCCGGACCTCGTCCCACCCGGCGAGAAGCCGAAAGTACCGAAGGCGCAGCACCAGGCCGAGTTCGGCTCGCCTGGAGCGTATTTCGCCGAAGGCGCGATCGGACCGGTCGTTGCCGGCGGCCGCGCTCGGCTCGAGCGCTATGCCAAGACGCTTGAAGCCGTGGAGAAGCGCTATGGCGTGCCGGGCCCTGTTATTCTCGCCGTCTGGGGCCGAGAGACGCATTTCGGTGCAGTGAAGATCCCCTACGACGCCTTCGAGGTGCTCGGCACCAAGGCCTTCATGGCGCGACGCAAGGAGCTTTTCCGCAAGGAAGTGCTGGCGGCGCTCCAGATCGTGGAGAAGGGCTATATCGGCGCCGGCGAAATGAAGAGTTCGTGGGCGGGCGCGCTCGGCCAGCCGCAATTTTTGCCCTCTTCCTATCTTGAGCACGCCGTGGATTTCGATGGCGACGGCAAGCGCGACATCTGGAAATCCGTGCCCGACACGCTTGCCTCCATCGCGCACTACCTCCAGCAATATGGCTGGGTGAGGGGTCGCGGGTGGGGCTACGAGGTCACGGTGCCGGCGTCGGTTTCCTGTTCGCTCGAAGGGCCGGATCGCGGCCACGCCATCGCCGAATGGGCCGCGATGGGCATCGAGCGCGTCAGCGGCAGGCCGTTCCCGGCAGCAGAGCGGAAGGCGACAGGCTTCCTGATGATGCCGGCCGGCCGCTTCGGCCCGGCCTTCATCGTCACGCCGAATTTCTACGTGCTGAAGGAATACAACAACAGCGACCTCTATGCGCTGTTCATCGGCCATGCCGCCGACAGGATGGACGGCGGCGGGAAGGACTTTTCGGCCCCATGGGGCAAAGTCGGCGGCCTCTACCGTTCCGATATCGCCGGCCTGCAGCGCGCGCTCGAGAAGAAGGGCTATGATGTCGGTGGCGCCGACGGCTTCCCCGGCTTCAAGACACGGCGCTCGATCGGTGAGTGGCAGGCGAAGAACGACCGTGCCGCCACCTGCTTCCCGGATAAGACTTTAGTCAAGGAACTTCGCTGA
- the recR gene encoding recombination mediator RecR: MPQRIAGPEIERLIQLLAKVPGLGPRSARRAALHLIKKKEQLLGPLASAMAEAVDKVRVCSVCGNVDTADPCNVCTDPRRDDATLIVVEDVSDLWALERAGAMNARFHVLGGTLSPLDGIGPDDLNLKSLVSRVAAGGVKEVILAVNATVEGQTTAHYITDQLSGLGVKLTRLAHGVPVGGELDYLDEGTLAAALKSRTVF, translated from the coding sequence ATGCCCCAGCGAATCGCCGGCCCCGAGATCGAACGCCTGATCCAACTCCTCGCCAAGGTGCCGGGGCTGGGACCGCGCTCGGCGCGCCGCGCCGCGCTGCATCTGATCAAGAAGAAGGAACAGTTGCTGGGACCGCTCGCGTCGGCCATGGCCGAGGCGGTGGACAAGGTCCGCGTCTGCTCCGTCTGCGGCAATGTCGATACGGCTGATCCGTGCAATGTCTGCACCGATCCGCGCCGCGACGACGCAACCCTGATCGTCGTCGAGGACGTCTCCGATCTGTGGGCGCTGGAGCGCGCCGGTGCCATGAACGCCCGCTTCCATGTGCTCGGCGGCACGCTCTCGCCCCTCGACGGCATCGGGCCGGACGATCTCAATCTGAAATCGCTGGTGAGCCGCGTCGCCGCCGGCGGCGTCAAAGAGGTGATCCTCGCCGTCAACGCGACCGTCGAGGGCCAGACCACCGCGCACTACATCACCGACCAGCTTTCCGGTCTCGGCGTGAAGCTGACACGGCTTGCGCATGGCGTGCCGGTCGGCGGCGAACTCGACTATCTCGACGAGGGCACGCTGGCCGCCGCGCTGAAATCGCGGACGGTGTTTTGA
- a CDS encoding ABC transporter ATP-binding protein: MANVAIREVRKAYGSTEVIHGVSIDIVDGEFVVLVGPSGCGKSTLLRMIAGLEQITGGHIAIGERVVNNLPPKERDIAMVFQNYALYPHMTVSQNMAFSLKLRGAPKSEIEASVRRAAEILGLLPLLERYPRQLSGGQRQRVAMGRAIVRNPQVFLFDEPLSNLDAKLRVAMRTEIKELHQRLKTTTVYVTHDQVEAMTMADKIVVMHDGIVEQMGSPLDLYDNPENIFVAGFIGSPAMNFLKGRVADDGSATFIAEGGAVLPLASVPEGAAGRAAVYGIRPEHIGLADDGVPADVTVIEPTGAEIQVFAKIGDQQITAVFRERHRFEPGATVRLAPERDQVHLFDAETGKRLSAAARQTTQPSKKRAKSGGR, encoded by the coding sequence ATGGCAAACGTAGCCATTCGTGAGGTTCGCAAGGCTTACGGGTCGACCGAGGTCATTCACGGCGTCTCGATCGACATTGTGGATGGTGAGTTCGTCGTGCTCGTCGGCCCTTCCGGCTGCGGCAAGTCGACGCTTCTGCGCATGATCGCCGGACTGGAGCAGATCACCGGCGGCCACATCGCCATCGGCGAGCGGGTCGTGAACAATCTGCCGCCGAAAGAGCGCGATATCGCGATGGTGTTCCAGAACTACGCGCTCTACCCGCACATGACCGTGTCGCAGAACATGGCCTTCTCGCTGAAGCTGCGCGGTGCGCCGAAATCCGAGATCGAAGCAAGCGTTCGGCGTGCGGCGGAAATCCTCGGCCTTCTGCCGTTGCTCGAGCGTTATCCACGCCAGCTTTCCGGCGGCCAGCGCCAGCGCGTCGCCATGGGTCGCGCCATCGTGCGCAACCCGCAGGTCTTCCTGTTCGACGAGCCGCTTTCCAACCTGGACGCAAAGCTCCGCGTCGCCATGCGCACCGAAATCAAGGAACTGCACCAGCGCCTGAAGACGACGACCGTCTACGTCACCCACGATCAGGTCGAGGCGATGACCATGGCCGACAAGATCGTCGTCATGCATGACGGCATCGTCGAGCAGATGGGCTCGCCGCTCGACCTCTACGACAATCCCGAGAACATCTTCGTCGCCGGGTTCATCGGATCGCCCGCGATGAATTTCCTGAAAGGCCGCGTCGCCGATGACGGCTCGGCTACCTTCATCGCCGAAGGCGGCGCGGTGTTGCCGCTCGCCTCCGTGCCGGAGGGTGCCGCCGGGCGCGCCGCGGTCTACGGCATCCGTCCCGAGCATATCGGCCTTGCCGACGACGGCGTGCCTGCCGACGTGACCGTCATCGAACCGACGGGCGCCGAAATCCAGGTCTTCGCAAAGATCGGCGATCAGCAGATCACCGCCGTGTTCCGCGAACGCCATCGTTTCGAGCCGGGCGCGACGGTCCGGCTCGCGCCTGAGCGGGATCAGGTCCATCTGTTCGACGCCGAGACCGGCAAGCGTTTAAGCGCCGCCGCGCGGCAAACAACTCAACCCTCGAAGAAACGAGCGAAAAGCGGAGGAAGATGA
- a CDS encoding DNA recombination protein RmuC, with amino-acid sequence MNDFPPLLAQPAVRLGATTISLGEVMAAMTLLLFVLLIALVAVLWRSARARAEAAAETADNARDVEARMEGILKSQSEMQGRLGAVAEVFGARQAELTKTIGDRLDGMTARLGQSMTEQTKSTHENLAKLQERLAVIDTAQTNIQSLAGQVVQLQAILSNKQTRGAFGQSRMEAIVADGLPKGAYEFQATLSNSSRPDCLVRMPNDAPSLVIDAKFPLEAWNAIRAAADGEGGADAQRAAAQAFRRDVEVHIRDISEKYFITGETQDTAFMFVPSESVFAEIHENFEGLVQRAHRARVVIVSPSLLMLSIQVIQSVLKDASMREQAHLIQGEVIRMMEDVNRLDERVRKLQGHFALTQKDIEQILTSTDKVTKRGQKIEALEFGAKGDGTEGAQPEAMESGSGRPVNAAASKTGQLRLRVVEED; translated from the coding sequence ATGAACGATTTTCCGCCCCTTCTCGCCCAGCCGGCGGTGCGGCTCGGCGCAACCACGATCAGCCTTGGCGAAGTGATGGCGGCGATGACGCTCTTGCTTTTCGTCCTCCTCATAGCGCTGGTCGCCGTTCTGTGGCGCTCGGCAAGGGCGCGGGCCGAGGCCGCGGCGGAAACGGCCGACAACGCCCGCGATGTCGAGGCCCGCATGGAGGGCATCCTCAAGTCGCAATCGGAGATGCAGGGTCGGCTCGGCGCGGTGGCCGAGGTATTCGGTGCGCGGCAGGCGGAACTCACCAAGACGATCGGCGACCGGCTCGATGGCATGACCGCCCGCCTCGGCCAGTCGATGACGGAACAGACGAAATCGACGCATGAGAACCTGGCGAAGTTGCAGGAACGGCTTGCGGTGATCGATACGGCTCAGACGAACATCCAGTCGCTGGCGGGTCAGGTCGTGCAGTTGCAGGCCATCCTTTCCAACAAGCAGACACGCGGCGCATTCGGCCAGAGCCGGATGGAGGCGATCGTGGCCGACGGGCTGCCGAAGGGTGCCTACGAGTTCCAGGCGACGCTGTCGAACAGCAGCCGGCCCGACTGCCTCGTCAGGATGCCGAACGATGCACCGTCGCTCGTCATCGACGCGAAATTCCCGCTGGAAGCCTGGAACGCCATTCGTGCCGCCGCGGACGGCGAAGGCGGAGCCGACGCGCAACGCGCCGCCGCGCAGGCCTTCCGCCGCGATGTGGAAGTCCATATCCGCGACATTTCCGAGAAATACTTCATCACAGGCGAGACGCAGGACACCGCCTTCATGTTCGTGCCCTCCGAATCGGTGTTCGCCGAGATCCACGAGAATTTCGAAGGGCTGGTGCAGCGCGCGCACCGCGCCCGCGTGGTCATCGTCTCACCCTCGCTCCTCATGTTGTCGATCCAGGTCATCCAGTCGGTGTTGAAGGATGCCAGCATGCGCGAGCAGGCGCATCTGATCCAGGGCGAGGTGATCCGCATGATGGAGGACGTCAACCGGCTGGACGAGCGGGTGCGCAAGCTGCAGGGACATTTCGCGCTGACGCAGAAGGATATCGAGCAGATCCTCACCTCGACCGACAAGGTGACGAAGCGCGGTCAGAAGATCGAGGCACTGGAATTTGGCGCGAAGGGGGACGGCACGGAGGGAGCGCAGCCCGAGGCGATGGAAAGCGGAAGCGGCCGCCCTGTCAACGCAGCCGCTTCGAAGACAGGCCAGCTAAGGCTGAGGGTCGTGGAAGAGGACTAG
- a CDS encoding DUF6481 family protein, which yields MFREKEFTERLKTQAEAKKALLEKFKAKPGPDDPAVIARKAEREAILKAREERERQKEKERQERLAREAAECAVREAAEREVRLAEEARLKAEAEAREAEEREHLARQLVEEAERKAARDARYAARKARVRRGR from the coding sequence TTGTTCAGGGAAAAGGAATTTACGGAACGACTGAAGACGCAGGCCGAGGCAAAGAAGGCACTTCTCGAAAAATTCAAGGCAAAACCCGGACCGGATGATCCGGCCGTGATCGCCAGGAAGGCTGAGCGCGAGGCCATCCTGAAGGCGCGCGAGGAGCGCGAGCGGCAGAAGGAAAAGGAACGCCAGGAAAGGCTCGCCCGCGAGGCCGCTGAATGCGCCGTGCGCGAAGCCGCCGAAAGGGAGGTACGCCTTGCCGAGGAGGCCCGCCTCAAGGCCGAGGCGGAAGCCCGCGAGGCCGAGGAACGCGAGCACCTTGCACGCCAATTGGTCGAGGAAGCCGAGCGCAAGGCTGCCCGGGACGCCCGCTACGCCGCGCGCAAGGCGCGTGTCAGGCGGGGGCGCTGA
- a CDS encoding YbaB/EbfC family nucleoid-associated protein, protein MKDLMGLMGKAKEMQAKFEAMQQEVASIEATGQAGGGMVSVTLSGKMEMKALKIDPSLFKEDEVEILEDLILAAHNDAKAKVEAVLQEKTREMTAGLPIPPGMKLPF, encoded by the coding sequence ATGAAGGATCTGATGGGCCTGATGGGCAAGGCCAAGGAAATGCAGGCCAAGTTCGAGGCCATGCAGCAGGAGGTCGCCTCCATCGAAGCGACCGGCCAGGCCGGCGGCGGCATGGTCTCCGTCACCTTGTCGGGCAAGATGGAGATGAAGGCGCTGAAGATCGACCCTTCGCTCTTCAAGGAGGACGAAGTCGAGATCCTCGAGGACTTGATCCTCGCCGCCCACAACGACGCCAAGGCCAAGGTCGAGGCTGTGCTGCAGGAAAAGACGCGCGAGATGACGGCCGGGTTGCCGATCCCGCCGGGGATGAAATTGCCGTTCTGA
- a CDS encoding ABC transporter substrate-binding protein, with protein sequence MISRRDLLRTGAGLAVGAAGLPMIGAAKARAQDKVELKYKPEEGASLRVTRWSPFVSGDETAWLANTKKFTEATGIEVRIDKESWEDIRPKAAVAANVGSGPDIMWVWFDDPQQYPDKLADLTDLADYLGGKYGGWYDGPKSYATNDGKFVGLPLATIGNAMVYRKSIVEKAGFSEFPKDTEGFLKLCQALKEKGLPQAGFTQGHGVGDGNNYAHWLLWSHGGKMVDENNKVTINSPETLEAIKYATELYKTFIPGTESWLDVNNNRAFLAGQVSVIANGVSAYYAAKNDPKMAELAKDIGTTNLPVGKSGKDIELHQVTSMVLFKYSKYPNAAKAYLQFMFEKPQMDEWIKGSSAYCCQTLKAYADNPIWTADPAFAPYAKASETLRTNGYAGKLGPASAAVMADYVLVDMFAEACTGQQSPEGAAARAEKRAKRYYEA encoded by the coding sequence ATGATTTCAAGACGCGATCTGTTGCGCACCGGCGCCGGCCTTGCGGTCGGCGCCGCCGGCCTGCCCATGATCGGCGCTGCAAAAGCACGTGCCCAGGATAAGGTGGAACTGAAGTACAAGCCGGAAGAAGGCGCTTCGCTTCGCGTCACCCGCTGGTCCCCGTTCGTTTCGGGTGACGAGACGGCGTGGCTTGCCAACACCAAGAAATTCACCGAGGCGACCGGCATCGAGGTCCGCATCGACAAGGAAAGCTGGGAGGATATCCGCCCGAAAGCCGCCGTCGCGGCCAATGTCGGCTCCGGGCCGGATATCATGTGGGTCTGGTTCGACGACCCGCAGCAATATCCCGACAAGCTGGCCGATCTCACCGATCTGGCCGACTATCTCGGCGGCAAGTATGGCGGCTGGTATGACGGGCCGAAGTCCTACGCCACCAATGACGGCAAGTTCGTCGGCCTGCCGCTCGCCACGATCGGCAACGCCATGGTTTATCGCAAGAGCATCGTCGAAAAGGCGGGGTTCAGCGAATTCCCCAAGGATACGGAGGGTTTCCTGAAGCTCTGTCAGGCGCTGAAGGAGAAGGGCCTCCCGCAGGCCGGCTTCACGCAGGGCCACGGTGTCGGCGACGGCAACAACTACGCGCACTGGCTCTTATGGAGCCATGGCGGCAAGATGGTGGACGAGAACAACAAGGTCACCATCAACAGCCCGGAGACGCTCGAGGCGATCAAATACGCCACGGAGCTCTACAAGACCTTCATCCCGGGCACGGAAAGCTGGCTCGACGTGAACAACAACCGCGCCTTCTTGGCCGGGCAGGTCTCGGTCATCGCCAATGGCGTTTCCGCCTATTACGCGGCGAAGAACGACCCGAAGATGGCCGAACTCGCCAAGGATATCGGTACGACCAACCTTCCCGTCGGTAAGAGCGGCAAGGATATCGAACTACATCAGGTAACCAGCATGGTCCTGTTCAAATATTCGAAATATCCGAACGCCGCGAAAGCCTATCTCCAGTTCATGTTCGAGAAGCCGCAGATGGACGAGTGGATCAAGGGATCCAGCGCCTATTGCTGCCAGACGTTGAAGGCCTATGCCGACAACCCGATCTGGACGGCCGATCCCGCCTTCGCCCCCTATGCAAAGGCCTCGGAGACGCTGCGCACGAACGGCTATGCGGGCAAGCTTGGCCCGGCGTCCGCCGCGGTGATGGCGGACTACGTGCTGGTCGACATGTTCGCCGAGGCTTGCACGGGCCAGCAGTCGCCGGAAGGTGCCGCGGCGCGCGCGGAGAAGCGCGCCAAGCGCTACTACGAGGCTTGA